Proteins encoded together in one Lysinibacter cavernae window:
- a CDS encoding type 1 glutamine amidotransferase, whose translation MATQHDSPTQIHVVQLYPRDMNIYGDFGNALSVQRQLEWQGYEPVMHTYDPGDTFPKTVDIIVGGGGQDSGQGIVQDDLLGIAPRLHDLADAGVPMLMICGLYQMFGKFFRTIDGTTITGIGVLDVETIGKPERLIGNIVTHSDEFGDIIGYENHSGQTFLGTDAVPLGTVMQGEGNNTTDTTEGARSRNVIGSYLHGSLLPKNPALTTFLINAALHNRGLDPVGAGALSAAGQAAAAFARNAREVAKKRPR comes from the coding sequence ATGGCGACCCAGCACGATTCACCAACGCAGATCCACGTTGTTCAGCTCTACCCGCGCGATATGAATATCTATGGAGATTTTGGCAACGCGCTTTCTGTTCAGCGTCAGCTTGAGTGGCAGGGCTACGAGCCGGTTATGCACACGTACGATCCCGGCGACACCTTCCCCAAAACCGTCGACATCATTGTTGGCGGCGGGGGCCAGGATAGCGGGCAGGGCATCGTCCAAGACGACCTGCTCGGCATCGCGCCACGGCTTCACGATCTCGCGGATGCCGGCGTCCCGATGCTCATGATCTGCGGGCTGTATCAAATGTTTGGCAAGTTCTTTCGCACCATTGATGGCACCACAATTACCGGAATCGGTGTGCTTGACGTCGAAACTATTGGCAAGCCGGAGCGCCTCATCGGCAACATCGTCACTCACAGCGACGAATTTGGTGACATCATCGGCTACGAAAACCACAGCGGACAGACGTTCCTCGGAACCGATGCGGTCCCACTTGGCACCGTGATGCAGGGCGAAGGCAATAACACGACCGATACGACAGAGGGCGCACGATCGCGCAACGTCATCGGCAGCTATCTCCACGGCTCCCTCCTCCCAAAGAATCCGGCGCTCACAACGTTTTTGATCAATGCGGCCCTCCACAATCGCGGGCTCGACCCGGTCGGGGCGGGGGCCCTGTCTGCCGCGGGTCAGGCCGCCGCGGCATTCGCCCGCAACGCGAGGGAAGTTGCAAAGAAGCGCCCCCGCTAA